In Thunnus thynnus chromosome 13, fThuThy2.1, whole genome shotgun sequence, the following proteins share a genomic window:
- the LOC137196026 gene encoding olfactory marker protein-like translates to MSTEFELPFRSDIQLTEVMRLRVQSLQQRGLKGQDGERLLQPNEAVYRLDFSKQSLRFSHWTVQLAQRGRLTITATSQLWTPDLTNLMTRQLLEPVGTFWRVPGDACDAPVHCNEADAYEFGERIAELAKVRKVMYFLFAFSEGCSPETVDCSITFTVDS, encoded by the coding sequence ATGTCTACTGAGTTTGAGCTGCCCTTCCGGTCAGACATCCAGCTGACGGAGGTGATGCGCCTGCGGGTTCAGTCTCTGCAACAGCGCGGCCTGAAGGGGCAGGATGGTGAGCGCCTGCTGCAGCCCAACGAGGCCGTATACCGACTAGACTTCTCCAAGCAGTCTCTCCGATTCTCCCATTGGACGGTGCAGCTGGCCCAGAGGGGTCGCCTCACCATCACCGCCACCTCGCAGCTCTGGACGCCTGACCTCACCAACCTGATGACCCGTCAGCTGCTGGAGCCCGTTGGGACTTTCTGGAGGGTGCCTGGTGACGCCTGCGATGCACCTGTCCATTGCAACGAGGCTGACGCATACGAGTTTGGTGAGAGGATCGCAGAGCTGGCGAAGGTAAGGAAGGTGATGTACTTCCTGTTTGCATTTTCGGAAGGCTGCAGCCCTGAGACTGTCGACTGCTCCATCACCTTCACAGTGGACAGTTAA